In Myxococcota bacterium, the genomic stretch TCGAAGGCGAGGGCGATGCGCCCGGCTGCGAGCACGCGGGGCAGGGCGTCGACGAGCGCCACGGGCTCCACGCCCGAGAGCCGCACCTCGGCGAAGCGGCGCGTGCCGTCGACGGACGCCAGCGGGGTCACCTGCACTCCGCCGGTCTTGGCGCGCACGAGCGCCAGCCCGGCCGCGGTGTGGAGCAGGAGCCGGTCGGCCTCGACCGCGTCGAGCACGAACAGCGCAGCGCCCTCGAGCCGCCCGTGGTCGAGCCGCACGCCCGCGCCGTCGCGCGCGCCCGTGGCCTCGGCCAGCCCGACACCGATGCGTGTCGTCCCCGCGGCGATCTCCGGCAGGACCTCCTTGGCCAGGGCCTCGTGTCCCGAGGCCGCCACCGCGACCGAGCCCATCACGGCCGTGGCGACGTAGGCACCCGGACCGGCCGCTCGGCCGATCTCCTCGGCCACCAGCATGGCGTCGAGAAACGACAGCCCGGCGCCGCCGTGCTGCTCCGGCACCAGCGCTCCGAGCGCCCCCGCCTCGGCCAGTGACTTCCAGAGCGCCGCGTCGTGCGCGCTCGCGGTCTTCGACACCTCGCGCGCGCGCGTGGTCGGGAACTCCGCCCCGAGCAGCTTGCGCATCGTGTCCTGCAGCAGCTTCTGTTCGTCAGAGAGTCCGAAATCCATGACTCACTCGCCTCACGCCGCCTTCGGCTCGCGCGGCAGGCCCAGGCCGCGCTCCGCGATGATGTTCTTCTGGATCTGCGCCGTGCCGCCGCCGATGATCAGCCCGAGCGAGAACATCCACTGGTACGGCCAGGCGCCGCCGGCGCGCAGGTGCGGGCTGTCGCGGTGCAGCGGGCCGAGCTCGCCCAGCACGTCGAGCGCGAGCGCCGCGATCTGGTGGTTCAGCTCGCAGCCCTGGAGCTTC encodes the following:
- a CDS encoding acyl-CoA dehydrogenase family protein — protein: MDFGLSDEQKLLQDTMRKLLGAEFPTTRAREVSKTASAHDAALWKSLAEAGALGALVPEQHGGAGLSFLDAMLVAEEIGRAAGPGAYVATAVMGSVAVAASGHEALAKEVLPEIAAGTTRIGVGLAEATGARDGAGVRLDHGRLEGAALFVLDAVEADRLLLHTAAGLALVRAKTGGVQVTPLASVDGTRRFAEVRLSGVEPVALVDALPRVLAAGRIALAFDSLGAAERALELALEYASQRKQFGRVIGSFQAVKHMLAEIAAALEPARSLAWYAAHAFDAEPREAARMAALCKAHLAETATEVLRKATEVHGGIGFTEQYDLHLWFRRVALTRPLLGGPELLREEATRLRGGAPSL